A stretch of the Aphis gossypii isolate Hap1 chromosome 2, ASM2018417v2, whole genome shotgun sequence genome encodes the following:
- the LOC114129668 gene encoding uncharacterized protein LOC114129668 isoform X2 — protein MDFREENKHVFNIWLAKRVGLYQMFDPGTARYRGKNVYHIALTFIVLYLGVIATMMNVSGIYYWKDNMPISIDYFWKAETWLFVFFKMWIVVYRSTDIWDCLSITRYGFTSFGYRNTRTLDRWRERSVRFTTAVTVIYLTSLVFYMAGSLAFREDVILVKNHDGSVGYYHQNVMNFYFAVSDSTYNAHYNTFFFVEAATAVLLTMLFLIFDILLITMCFATCCQMQLVGCEFESFGHDKPFGDDPRRSPIGEHEFSDYTDERKNVFKERVSMYYDELKTIVLDHQAVIKKYENLLSLFELAMLLQIFVSSITLIILWFIFIMSFSNDDRFVVSDIIVKKMIFLIPSLSYQIYMECYLFGLLHNQKDSVIFALYSSNWTEMCMRCKKLILLTMEMNNANHIKLKFTRTKIVNLEMFFKTMSDCYTITSVLINHIKTKNK, from the exons ATGGACTTCCGGGAAGAGAATAAGCACGTTTTCAACATTTGGTTGGCGAAACGCGTTGGCTTATACCAAATGTTCGATCCCGGAACCGCGAGATATCGGGGCAAGAACGTCTACCACATCGCCTTGACATTCATAGTGCTGTACTTGGGCGTCATCGCGACGATGATGAACGTCAGCGGTATTTACTACTGGAAGGACAACATGCCCATAAGCATAGATTATTTTTGGAAAGCGGAAACCTGGCTGTTCGTGTTCTTCAAGATGTGGATCGTCGTCTACCGCTCCACCGACATTTGGGACTGTCTGTCGATCACCCGGTACGGTTTCACGTCGTTCGGTTACCGGAACACGCGGACGCTGGACCGTTGGCGAGAGCGTTCGGTGCGGTTCACGACCGCGGTTACCGTCATATACTTGACGTCGCTGGTCTTTTACATGGCCGGTTCCCTGGCGTTCCGCGAAGACGTGATCCTGGTAAAAAACCACGACGGATCGGTCGGCTACTATCACCAGAACGTCATGAATTTCTATTTCGCCGTGTCCGACTCGACGTACAACGCGCACTACAATACGTTTTTCTTCGTCGAGGCGGCGACCGCCGTCTTGCTGACCATGTTGTTCCTCATATTCGATATACTTCTGATCACGATGTGCTTCGCCACGTGCTGTCAGATGCAATTGGTCGGCTGTGAGTTTGAATCGTTCGGACACGATAAACCGTTTGGCGACGATCCTCGTCGGTCCCCGATTGGCGAGCACGAATTTTCGg ATTACACAgatgaaagaaaaaatgtatttaaggaACGTGTTTCGATGTATTATGacgaattaaaaacaattgtattgGATCATCAAGCAGTTATAaa gaaaTACGAAAatcttttatctttatttgaaCTTGCAATGTTGTTACAAATTTTTGTCTCGTCAATTACACTCATCATtctttggtttatttttataatg agTTTCTCCAACGATGATAGATTTGTAGTTTcagatattatagtaaaaaaaatgattttcttaATTCCTTCACTAtcgtatcaaatatatatggagtgttatttatttggaCTTTTACACAATCAA aaagaTTCAGTAATATTCGCATTATACAGCAGTAATTGGACCGAAATGTGTATGAGgtgtaaaaaattgatattattaacaatggaAATGAATAACGCTAACcacattaagttaaaatttactagAACGAAAATTGTAAACTtggaaatgttttttaaa acAATGAGTGATTGCTATACAATAACATcggtt
- the LOC114129668 gene encoding uncharacterized protein LOC114129668 isoform X1 → MDFREENKHVFNIWLAKRVGLYQMFDPGTARYRGKNVYHIALTFIVLYLGVIATMMNVSGIYYWKDNMPISIDYFWKAETWLFVFFKMWIVVYRSTDIWDCLSITRYGFTSFGYRNTRTLDRWRERSVRFTTAVTVIYLTSLVFYMAGSLAFREDVILVKNHDGSVGYYHQNVMNFYFAVSDSTYNAHYNTFFFVEAATAVLLTMLFLIFDILLITMCFATCCQMQLVGCEFESFGHDKPFGDDPRRSPIGEHEFSDYTDERKNVFKERVSMYYDELKTIVLDHQAVIKKYENLLSLFELAMLLQIFVSSITLIILWFIFIMSFSNDDRFVVSDIIVKKMIFLIPSLSYQIYMECYLFGLLHNQKDSVIFALYSSNWTEMCMRCKKLILLTMEMNNANHIKLKFTRTKIVNLEMFFKDMVPKIIPMYTYEYVVYRVFVSRLVSQTQTKI, encoded by the exons ATGGACTTCCGGGAAGAGAATAAGCACGTTTTCAACATTTGGTTGGCGAAACGCGTTGGCTTATACCAAATGTTCGATCCCGGAACCGCGAGATATCGGGGCAAGAACGTCTACCACATCGCCTTGACATTCATAGTGCTGTACTTGGGCGTCATCGCGACGATGATGAACGTCAGCGGTATTTACTACTGGAAGGACAACATGCCCATAAGCATAGATTATTTTTGGAAAGCGGAAACCTGGCTGTTCGTGTTCTTCAAGATGTGGATCGTCGTCTACCGCTCCACCGACATTTGGGACTGTCTGTCGATCACCCGGTACGGTTTCACGTCGTTCGGTTACCGGAACACGCGGACGCTGGACCGTTGGCGAGAGCGTTCGGTGCGGTTCACGACCGCGGTTACCGTCATATACTTGACGTCGCTGGTCTTTTACATGGCCGGTTCCCTGGCGTTCCGCGAAGACGTGATCCTGGTAAAAAACCACGACGGATCGGTCGGCTACTATCACCAGAACGTCATGAATTTCTATTTCGCCGTGTCCGACTCGACGTACAACGCGCACTACAATACGTTTTTCTTCGTCGAGGCGGCGACCGCCGTCTTGCTGACCATGTTGTTCCTCATATTCGATATACTTCTGATCACGATGTGCTTCGCCACGTGCTGTCAGATGCAATTGGTCGGCTGTGAGTTTGAATCGTTCGGACACGATAAACCGTTTGGCGACGATCCTCGTCGGTCCCCGATTGGCGAGCACGAATTTTCGg ATTACACAgatgaaagaaaaaatgtatttaaggaACGTGTTTCGATGTATTATGacgaattaaaaacaattgtattgGATCATCAAGCAGTTATAaa gaaaTACGAAAatcttttatctttatttgaaCTTGCAATGTTGTTACAAATTTTTGTCTCGTCAATTACACTCATCATtctttggtttatttttataatg agTTTCTCCAACGATGATAGATTTGTAGTTTcagatattatagtaaaaaaaatgattttcttaATTCCTTCACTAtcgtatcaaatatatatggagtgttatttatttggaCTTTTACACAATCAA aaagaTTCAGTAATATTCGCATTATACAGCAGTAATTGGACCGAAATGTGTATGAGgtgtaaaaaattgatattattaacaatggaAATGAATAACGCTAACcacattaagttaaaatttactagAACGAAAATTGTAAACTtggaaatgttttttaaa